A stretch of Pseudomonas sp. LRP2-20 DNA encodes these proteins:
- a CDS encoding LysR substrate-binding domain-containing protein, translated as MRRQLNGQMFVWLHVFSCAARHLSFTRCAEELHITPGAVSQQMRQLEERLGYKLFLRRARGVELSAEGQRLAQTVTEAYGSIEAELLRLDAGEIRGTLRLRSIPSFLAKWLTPRLPRFQQRYPDIELRLVAEDSAQALHPGDFDLAIDLNDGSYPGMLSTPLLDEQIFPVCSPTLLRGRPPLHGPVDLAHYPLLHDITAWRGSSEYAEWEFYLEGIGATGLDVRRGHTFNRNHLTIEAAIAGIGVAIARRTLLNDELERGALIVPFGHPIANHKRYMVHYPPGGLNQPGARAVHDWLVEEAQGFRALHPLALPA; from the coding sequence ATGCGACGGCAACTCAATGGCCAGATGTTTGTCTGGCTGCATGTCTTTTCCTGTGCGGCGCGGCACCTGTCGTTCACCCGCTGCGCCGAAGAACTGCACATCACCCCCGGTGCGGTCAGCCAGCAGATGCGTCAGCTCGAAGAACGCCTGGGCTACAAACTGTTTCTGCGTCGGGCGCGGGGTGTGGAGCTGAGCGCCGAGGGCCAGCGCCTGGCCCAGACAGTGACAGAGGCCTATGGCAGCATCGAAGCCGAACTGCTGCGCCTGGACGCCGGCGAAATCCGCGGCACCTTGCGCCTGCGCTCGATCCCGTCGTTCCTGGCCAAGTGGCTCACCCCGCGGCTGCCGCGCTTCCAGCAGCGCTACCCGGACATCGAGCTGCGCCTGGTCGCCGAAGACAGCGCCCAGGCCTTGCACCCTGGCGACTTCGACCTGGCCATCGACCTCAACGACGGCAGTTACCCCGGCATGCTGTCGACCCCGTTGCTGGACGAACAGATCTTCCCGGTCTGTTCACCCACGCTGCTGCGTGGCCGCCCGCCGTTGCATGGCCCGGTCGACCTGGCCCATTACCCGCTGCTGCATGACATCACCGCCTGGCGCGGCAGTTCGGAATACGCGGAATGGGAGTTCTACCTGGAGGGGATCGGCGCCACAGGGCTGGACGTGCGCCGCGGGCATACCTTCAACCGCAACCACCTGACCATCGAAGCGGCGATCGCGGGCATCGGCGTGGCCATTGCGCGGCGTACGCTGCTCAATGACGAGCTTGAGCGCGGTGCCTTGATCGTGCCGTTCGGCCACCCCATCGCCAATCACAAGCGCTACATGGTGCACTACCCGCCGGGTGGGTTGAATCAGCCTGGCGCCCGCGCGGTGCATGACTGGCTGGTGGAAGAAGCACAAGGCTTTCGCGCCCTGCACCCATTGGCGCTGCCGGCCTGA
- a CDS encoding phosphoethanolamine transferase: MKAEWPSLVLWAFLLSPLFARLLADCQCAKIDLLVLYTFALSISWLVAIRFVSANQFRVHLLLMPFYLLASIDLFVVLNFGSRLTAAYLFIALTNYKEATDFLATYWRSIAGILALFALCYGVGLAGLHGRRLYRNKAIFALALGGLLLGYGAYFYQTVKLNAFGKGAVLDLMAKDQSTPVGYLSQIGLTVTLYVESKGYIKQRMESQVKITSISDQADIETLVFVIGESSRPHNWSLYGYNNRTTPYLDQQPGLFKFNRMCTTAPYTSVAVPSLLSLEPIRDWDLIASNKSLVGIFRAAGYDTYWLSSQEVDSFGGIIPQIAAEAQYRQYLERSYDGALIPVLQEVLGKANGHRQAIFIHIKGSHFEYARRFPSDFAQFKPASASQKDRVTADYDNSVLYTDWLLSTIMQQLTASQKKALLVYASDHGENLLDDSRALLGHGIGNEYDLSTSAFVWSSGNLSPEQSGKLQKLQAREDQQVSVASLPHTLLNIAGISMPGYDSAQDLLSDEFKASECPHLLATGYVPSFNFDIKHIAAE; the protein is encoded by the coding sequence TTGAAAGCCGAGTGGCCCTCGCTGGTGCTATGGGCGTTTCTGTTGTCGCCGCTGTTCGCCAGGCTGTTGGCGGATTGCCAATGCGCGAAGATCGACTTGCTGGTGTTATACACCTTTGCCCTTTCAATTTCGTGGCTGGTGGCAATCCGCTTCGTATCGGCCAATCAGTTCAGGGTGCACCTGCTGCTGATGCCCTTCTATCTGCTGGCGAGCATCGACCTGTTCGTGGTGCTGAACTTCGGTTCGCGCCTGACGGCGGCCTACCTGTTCATAGCCCTGACCAACTACAAGGAAGCGACAGACTTTCTCGCGACTTACTGGCGCTCGATCGCCGGCATACTGGCTTTGTTTGCACTGTGCTACGGAGTAGGGCTGGCCGGGCTGCATGGGCGCCGCCTGTACCGCAACAAGGCCATTTTTGCACTGGCCCTTGGCGGCTTGCTGCTGGGCTATGGCGCTTATTTCTACCAGACCGTCAAGCTCAACGCGTTCGGTAAAGGTGCAGTGCTGGATCTGATGGCCAAAGACCAGAGCACGCCGGTCGGCTACCTGTCGCAGATCGGCCTGACGGTGACCTTGTATGTGGAATCCAAGGGCTATATCAAGCAGCGCATGGAGTCGCAGGTGAAGATCACCAGCATCTCCGACCAGGCCGACATCGAGACCCTGGTGTTCGTCATCGGCGAATCTTCGCGCCCGCACAACTGGTCGTTGTACGGCTACAACAACAGGACCACGCCCTATCTCGACCAGCAGCCGGGGTTGTTCAAGTTCAACCGCATGTGCACGACCGCGCCCTATACCTCGGTTGCCGTACCTTCGTTGCTCAGCCTGGAACCCATCCGCGACTGGGATCTGATCGCCTCGAACAAATCGTTGGTAGGGATCTTCCGTGCGGCCGGATACGACACGTATTGGCTGTCTTCACAGGAGGTGGACAGCTTTGGCGGGATCATTCCGCAGATCGCCGCAGAAGCTCAATACCGCCAGTATCTGGAGCGCAGCTATGACGGCGCGCTGATACCGGTGTTACAGGAGGTGCTGGGCAAGGCCAACGGCCACCGGCAGGCGATATTCATACATATCAAGGGTAGCCACTTCGAATACGCGCGGCGTTTCCCCAGCGACTTTGCGCAGTTCAAGCCTGCAAGCGCAAGCCAGAAAGACCGGGTCACGGCCGATTATGACAATTCGGTCCTGTATACCGATTGGCTACTGTCGACGATCATGCAACAACTGACGGCCAGCCAGAAAAAAGCGCTGCTGGTCTACGCATCGGACCATGGCGAGAACCTTCTGGATGACAGCCGGGCACTGCTGGGCCATGGCATCGGCAATGAATATGACCTGTCGACCTCGGCGTTTGTCTGGTCCAGCGGCAACCTCTCGCCGGAACAATCGGGCAAGCTGCAGAAGTTGCAGGCCAGGGAGGATCAGCAGGTCAGCGTCGCTTCGTTGCCACATACCTTGCTGAACATCGCCGGGATATCGATGCCGGGCTATGACAGCGCGCAGGACTTGCTCAGCGATGAATTCAAGGCCTCGGAATGCCCGCATCTGCTCGCTACCGGGTATGTGCCGTCGTTCAATTTCGACATCAAGCACATTGCCGCCGAATGA
- a CDS encoding undecaprenyl-phosphate glucose phosphotransferase — translation MVFEPRSSRSLLQRRSSVSNAVQAGLDGIAVTSVAWYLIYDQFGYITSDYVIMLLLLIGALAVIYDHYAIYRSNVGLSVKAFRLFKAWSATFCFLVVIAFLTKQSETYSRLLVVQLFVIGYFVQLFLHVAVRELQKRFTAHARLDNALIIGNGDLANFLYQKISNNPWFGERVMGCIWVDQEDDQGREGQQDAKQRLPVLGSIADLDEIIAQHGIRTVYLVTPLGGSAVIQDVYLKLLDKCIAVNWVPDIFSLRLINHSVREIAGIPVLTLSETPLTGTSLFLKNLEDRVLAALILLCASPVLLAVALIIKLDSPGPVFFRQDRTGWTGESFRIWKFRSMHVHQPENGVVEQAQRNDPRLTRVGAFIRRTSLDELPQLFNVLTGDMSLVGPRPHALQHDTLYSQDIVDYFARHNIKPGMTGLAQVRGYRGETKDLEQMIQRVNSDIEYINNWSLWLDFVILVRTVNAFTGKQAY, via the coding sequence ATGGTTTTCGAACCCAGAAGCAGTCGGTCGTTGCTCCAGCGCAGAAGTAGCGTCAGCAACGCCGTTCAAGCGGGCCTGGACGGGATCGCCGTCACCAGCGTTGCGTGGTACCTGATCTACGACCAGTTCGGCTACATCACTTCCGACTATGTGATCATGCTCCTGCTGCTGATCGGTGCGCTGGCGGTCATCTATGACCACTACGCCATCTACCGCAGCAACGTGGGGCTTTCGGTAAAGGCCTTCAGGTTGTTCAAGGCCTGGTCGGCGACCTTCTGTTTCCTGGTGGTCATCGCCTTCCTGACCAAGCAGAGCGAAACCTATTCACGGCTGCTGGTCGTTCAACTGTTTGTCATTGGTTATTTCGTCCAGCTGTTCCTGCACGTGGCCGTGCGCGAGTTGCAAAAGCGCTTCACGGCCCACGCGCGGCTGGATAACGCGTTGATCATCGGCAATGGCGACCTGGCCAACTTCCTGTATCAGAAGATCAGCAACAACCCGTGGTTCGGCGAGCGGGTGATGGGTTGCATCTGGGTCGATCAGGAAGACGATCAGGGGCGCGAGGGCCAGCAAGATGCAAAGCAGCGCCTGCCGGTGTTGGGCAGCATTGCCGACCTTGACGAGATCATCGCCCAACATGGCATCCGCACGGTCTACCTGGTTACACCTCTGGGGGGCTCCGCCGTCATTCAGGATGTTTACCTCAAGTTGCTCGACAAGTGCATCGCGGTCAACTGGGTGCCGGACATCTTCTCACTGCGTCTGATCAACCACAGCGTGCGCGAAATTGCCGGGATTCCGGTGCTGACCCTGTCGGAAACGCCGCTGACCGGGACCAGCCTGTTCCTGAAGAACCTCGAGGACCGCGTGCTGGCCGCGCTCATCCTGCTGTGCGCCTCGCCGGTGTTGCTGGCGGTCGCGTTGATCATCAAGCTCGACAGCCCCGGGCCGGTGTTCTTCCGCCAAGACCGCACAGGTTGGACCGGGGAGTCGTTCCGTATCTGGAAATTCCGCAGCATGCATGTGCACCAGCCGGAAAACGGCGTGGTCGAACAGGCACAGCGCAATGACCCACGGCTGACCCGGGTTGGGGCATTCATCCGGCGCACCAGCCTCGATGAGCTGCCGCAACTGTTCAACGTGCTGACCGGCGACATGTCGCTGGTCGGCCCGCGCCCCCATGCCTTGCAACACGACACGCTGTATTCACAGGACATTGTCGATTACTTCGCCCGCCACAACATCAAGCCCGGCATGACCGGCCTGGCGCAAGTGCGCGGGTACAGGGGCGAAACCAAGGACCTCGAGCAGATGATCCAGCGGGTCAATTCCGACATCGAGTACATCAACAACTGGTCGTTGTGGCTCGACTTCGTGATCCTGGTGCGAACGGTCAATGCCTTCACCGGCAAGCAGGCTTATTGA
- a CDS encoding WecB/TagA/CpsF family glycosyltransferase — protein sequence MGDWAWLQRWKTIMGKLHLVQDAAHEQQLLASLCSAQRVTVLGFVNAHAMNLVAGKADYCQALASADVLLCDGAGMAILLRRLGLAPGLNMNGTDFIPKLLAAFNGRRVAFWGTREPYLSEAAERCEARYGVQVVSRHDGFAEVDTYLGLAQAQQPELIVLGMGMPKQEQLAARLATLDSPCLIVCGGAIVDFLGGKVTRAPHWVRRLNGEWLFRLLKEPKRLFARYVLGNPLFLLRALLYVKAPAQRVQRRS from the coding sequence ATGGGAGACTGGGCCTGGCTGCAACGCTGGAAGACGATCATGGGCAAACTGCACCTGGTTCAGGATGCGGCGCACGAGCAACAGCTGCTGGCGTCGCTTTGTTCAGCGCAGCGGGTAACCGTGCTGGGGTTCGTCAATGCCCATGCCATGAACCTGGTGGCCGGCAAGGCGGATTACTGCCAGGCACTGGCATCCGCTGACGTGCTGCTGTGTGACGGTGCCGGCATGGCGATATTGCTGCGGCGCCTGGGGCTGGCCCCGGGGCTCAACATGAACGGCACGGACTTCATCCCCAAGCTGCTGGCGGCCTTCAATGGCAGGCGCGTGGCATTCTGGGGCACGCGCGAGCCGTATTTGTCCGAGGCCGCCGAGCGCTGCGAAGCGCGGTATGGCGTGCAGGTGGTGTCGCGGCACGATGGTTTTGCCGAGGTCGACACTTACCTCGGGCTCGCCCAGGCACAACAGCCCGAGCTGATCGTGCTGGGCATGGGGATGCCCAAACAGGAACAGCTGGCGGCTCGGCTGGCGACGCTCGACAGCCCCTGCCTGATCGTGTGCGGCGGGGCCATCGTGGATTTTCTGGGCGGCAAGGTAACGCGAGCGCCGCACTGGGTGCGGCGCCTGAACGGGGAGTGGTTGTTCAGGCTGCTCAAGGAACCCAAGCGCCTGTTCGCACGCTATGTACTGGGTAATCCGCTGTTCCTGCTGCGGGCGTTGCTTTATGTGAAGGCACCCGCGCAGCGCGTGCAGCGGCGCAGCTGA
- a CDS encoding glycosyltransferase family 2 protein, giving the protein MLTLLSGLLGLAALLVLLPTLVLFTQVVLACLPEPARVARQGQRARLAVLVPAHNEASLIASTLASIRPQLREGDQLLVVADNCTDQTASLARAAGAQVVERQDQQRRGKGYALDFGVQHLRQSPPEVLIIIDADCQVGAGALEHLARCCVDNARPAQALYLMHAPAGAGLKVQVAAFAWRVKNLVRPRGWARAGLPCQLMGAGMAFAWQHVSAVNLATGHLVEDLKLGLECAALGKPPLFCPDAVVNSHFPTSQEGLSIQRKRWEHGHLGVVLAEGPKLLARALVRRNWPLLGMAIDLLVPPLALLSMLLMALFVVSWLAFGLLGVLWPAWLATLALGLLGAAVLLAWARFARALIPFSVLMYAPFYAARKIPLYLGFLLKRQVDWVRSKRDDS; this is encoded by the coding sequence ATGCTGACCTTGTTGAGCGGGTTGCTGGGGCTGGCGGCGCTGCTGGTGCTGCTGCCGACACTGGTGCTGTTCACCCAGGTGGTGCTGGCCTGCCTGCCTGAGCCGGCGCGGGTTGCCCGGCAAGGTCAACGGGCGCGGCTAGCCGTGCTCGTGCCCGCGCACAACGAGGCCTCGCTGATCGCGTCCACGCTCGCCAGCATCCGCCCGCAATTGCGCGAAGGCGACCAGTTGCTGGTGGTCGCCGACAACTGCACGGACCAGACCGCCAGCCTGGCCCGCGCGGCGGGCGCGCAAGTGGTCGAGCGCCAGGATCAGCAGCGGCGGGGCAAGGGCTACGCCCTGGACTTCGGGGTGCAGCATCTGCGCCAGTCCCCCCCCGAGGTCCTGATCATCATTGACGCAGACTGCCAGGTAGGCGCGGGTGCGCTGGAGCACCTGGCGCGCTGTTGTGTCGACAACGCCCGGCCCGCGCAAGCGCTTTACCTGATGCATGCCCCTGCCGGTGCAGGGTTGAAGGTGCAGGTCGCCGCCTTTGCCTGGCGGGTGAAGAACCTGGTTCGCCCACGCGGCTGGGCACGGGCGGGTCTGCCTTGCCAGTTGATGGGCGCGGGCATGGCATTTGCCTGGCAACACGTGTCGGCCGTCAACCTGGCAACCGGGCATCTGGTCGAGGACCTGAAGCTGGGCCTGGAGTGTGCCGCGCTCGGCAAACCGCCGCTGTTCTGCCCGGACGCTGTGGTCAACAGTCACTTCCCCACCAGCCAGGAAGGCCTGAGCATCCAGCGCAAGCGCTGGGAGCATGGGCACCTGGGGGTGGTGCTGGCTGAGGGCCCCAAGCTTCTGGCGCGCGCTCTGGTGCGCCGTAACTGGCCATTGTTGGGTATGGCCATCGACCTGCTGGTTCCGCCGCTGGCCTTGTTGTCAATGCTGCTGATGGCGCTTTTCGTGGTCAGCTGGCTGGCATTCGGGTTACTGGGTGTGCTGTGGCCTGCATGGCTTGCCACGCTGGCGTTGGGCCTGTTGGGCGCTGCCGTCTTGCTGGCGTGGGCACGTTTTGCACGGGCGCTGATCCCGTTTTCGGTACTGATGTACGCGCCGTTCTATGCGGCGAGGAAAATTCCCCTGTACCTGGGGTTCCTGCTCAAGCGCCAGGTCGACTGGGTACGTTCGAAACGGGATGACAGCTGA
- a CDS encoding glycosyltransferase: protein MRIAYFINQYPKVSHSFIRREILALERQGIEVQRIALRGWDAELHDAEDLAERGKTRYVLQEGVRGLLKPLFEVVRAQPKAFLAALRLALRLGWRADRPWPYHLVYLAEACRVVQWLQASADEHVHAHFGTNSAEVVMLANALGGPAYSFTVHGPEEFDKAQRLHLGEKVRRAAFVAAVSSFGRSQLFRWVAHEHWGKVKVVHCGLERSFHEGAAPALPTAPRLVCVGRLCEQKGQLLLIEAARLLASRGVAFELVLAGDGELRGAIETLIARHGLQGQVRITGWISSAQVRDEILAARALVLPSFAEGLPVVIMEAMALRRPVLTTYVAGIPELVRQGENGWLFPAGSVQALTEAMLDCLQQPVTVLQGMGEAAYQRVLERHDIDTQAARLVSHFKAPTC from the coding sequence ATGCGCATTGCTTATTTCATCAATCAGTATCCCAAGGTCAGTCACAGTTTCATCCGCCGCGAAATACTGGCGCTGGAGCGCCAGGGCATCGAGGTTCAACGTATCGCCTTGCGCGGCTGGGATGCCGAACTGCACGACGCCGAAGACCTGGCAGAACGGGGCAAGACCCGCTATGTGCTGCAGGAGGGGGTACGGGGTTTGCTGAAACCGCTGTTCGAAGTGGTACGGGCGCAACCCAAAGCGTTTCTTGCCGCCTTGCGCCTGGCGCTTCGCCTGGGTTGGCGCGCTGATCGCCCATGGCCCTATCACCTGGTCTACCTGGCCGAAGCGTGCCGGGTGGTGCAGTGGTTGCAGGCCTCCGCGGACGAGCATGTGCACGCGCATTTTGGCACCAACTCGGCAGAGGTGGTCATGCTGGCCAACGCCCTGGGTGGGCCTGCCTACAGTTTCACCGTGCATGGGCCGGAAGAGTTCGACAAGGCACAGCGCCTGCACCTGGGCGAAAAGGTGCGCCGGGCCGCGTTCGTTGCGGCCGTCAGCTCCTTCGGGCGCAGCCAGTTGTTCCGCTGGGTGGCGCACGAGCACTGGGGCAAGGTCAAGGTGGTGCATTGCGGCCTGGAACGCAGTTTCCACGAGGGCGCTGCGCCTGCGCTACCGACGGCGCCAAGGCTGGTTTGCGTCGGGCGATTGTGCGAGCAGAAGGGCCAGTTGCTGCTGATCGAGGCCGCGCGCCTCCTGGCGAGCCGGGGCGTGGCCTTTGAACTGGTATTGGCCGGCGATGGCGAGTTGCGGGGGGCGATCGAGACGCTGATCGCCCGGCACGGCTTGCAGGGGCAGGTGCGCATTACCGGCTGGATCAGCAGCGCGCAGGTGCGCGACGAAATCCTCGCCGCGCGCGCGCTGGTCTTGCCCAGCTTTGCCGAGGGCTTGCCGGTGGTGATCATGGAGGCCATGGCGTTGCGTAGGCCGGTGCTTACTACATATGTGGCAGGCATTCCTGAACTGGTGCGTCAGGGTGAGAACGGCTGGTTGTTCCCGGCAGGTTCGGTGCAAGCGTTGACCGAGGCCATGCTCGACTGCCTGCAACAACCCGTGACGGTTCTGCAGGGCATGGGCGAGGCGGCTTACCAGCGTGTGCTCGAGCGCCACGACATCGATACACAGGCGGCCAGGTTGGTCAGCCATTTCAAGGCGCCGACATGCTGA
- a CDS encoding VirK/YbjX family protein yields MTFRSLAKSVLTLQPGYSLRALNNKFKLTVSMAREWPGLQAFALRMSRALGKDRFERLGVDCIGVVQWPYISKCWSAPQRLEAVASHYEVVAAHCAPLLLLQRDEHRLLCDLSAYSSECRLVLDRPIWFKREGELVINLFQGELRVASLAFTLCREAAGLCLYIGAVQGIHKGVDSETSLTIYRDLTKDFEGLRPRSLLIEAIKCVARTLGTVRIYAVGDEYRHHRHPYFGTDKHQDLAANYDVIWQENGAGPSDREDFFTIPLAPAQRAVEEVAAKKRAMYRRRHALLDDVFAQIQAALAGSSVQQSTADLAIQ; encoded by the coding sequence ATGACATTCAGGTCGTTAGCCAAGAGTGTGCTCACCTTGCAGCCCGGCTATTCGCTGCGCGCGCTCAACAACAAGTTCAAGTTGACGGTATCGATGGCCCGCGAGTGGCCCGGCTTGCAGGCTTTCGCCCTGCGCATGTCACGGGCACTGGGCAAAGACCGCTTCGAGCGGCTGGGCGTCGACTGCATTGGTGTCGTGCAGTGGCCCTACATCAGCAAGTGCTGGAGCGCCCCACAGCGGCTTGAAGCGGTGGCGTCGCACTATGAAGTGGTCGCGGCGCACTGTGCCCCGTTGCTGCTGTTGCAGCGTGACGAGCACCGGCTGCTGTGCGACCTGTCGGCGTACTCCAGCGAATGCCGCCTGGTGCTCGACCGGCCCATCTGGTTCAAGCGCGAAGGCGAGCTGGTGATCAACCTGTTCCAGGGCGAGCTGCGCGTGGCCTCGCTGGCCTTCACCCTGTGCCGCGAAGCGGCGGGCCTGTGCCTGTACATCGGCGCAGTGCAGGGCATTCACAAGGGGGTGGACAGCGAAACCTCGCTGACGATCTACCGCGACCTGACCAAGGACTTCGAGGGCTTGCGCCCCAGAAGCCTGCTGATCGAGGCGATCAAGTGCGTGGCAAGAACGCTGGGGACCGTGCGCATCTATGCGGTGGGGGATGAGTATCGCCACCATCGCCACCCCTATTTTGGCACCGACAAGCACCAGGACCTGGCGGCCAACTACGACGTGATCTGGCAGGAGAACGGCGCCGGGCCATCGGACCGCGAGGACTTTTTCACCATTCCGCTGGCACCCGCGCAGCGCGCGGTAGAGGAAGTCGCGGCCAAGAAGCGGGCGATGTATCGCAGGCGCCATGCGTTGCTGGATGACGTGTTTGCCCAGATACAAGCCGCCCTGGCTGGCAGCTCTGTACAGCAGAGCACGGCAGACCTGGCCATCCAGTAA
- a CDS encoding glycosyltransferase → METGIGVVVIGRNEGQRLERCLLSLTGRADQLVYVDSGSSDGSVQLAKRLGVEVVALDMTQPFTAARARNEGFACLQGIVPGIRHVQFVDGDCEVDAGWLGKAQAFLDQHPDVAVVCGRRRERFPQRSVYNLLCDLEWDTPVGEAKACGGDALMRVDAFMAVSGFRPELIAGEEPELCVRLRAGGWKVWRLADEMTLHDAAMTRFGQWWRRSLRAGYAYAEGAYLHGQTPERHWLRESRRAWLWGLNLPLAILAVSLLSGGWGLWLLLVYPLQIVRLARRGERSTRENWWQAVFLVLGKFPEMLGQAKFLLNRYASGKALLIEYK, encoded by the coding sequence ATGGAAACAGGCATTGGAGTGGTGGTGATCGGCCGCAATGAAGGCCAGCGCCTGGAGCGCTGCCTGTTGTCCCTGACGGGCCGTGCGGACCAGCTGGTGTACGTCGACTCCGGCTCCTCCGACGGCTCGGTGCAGCTGGCGAAGCGCCTTGGCGTCGAAGTGGTGGCGCTGGACATGACGCAACCCTTTACCGCGGCTCGGGCGCGCAACGAAGGCTTTGCCTGCTTGCAAGGCATCGTGCCCGGCATCCGCCATGTGCAGTTCGTCGACGGCGACTGTGAAGTGGATGCCGGCTGGCTGGGCAAGGCCCAGGCATTTCTCGACCAGCACCCGGACGTGGCGGTGGTGTGCGGGCGGCGCCGCGAGCGCTTCCCGCAGCGCTCGGTGTACAACCTGCTCTGCGACCTGGAGTGGGACACGCCAGTGGGGGAAGCCAAGGCCTGCGGGGGGGATGCACTGATGCGTGTCGACGCGTTCATGGCGGTGTCCGGTTTTCGCCCGGAACTGATTGCCGGCGAAGAGCCGGAGCTCTGCGTGCGCTTGCGCGCTGGTGGCTGGAAGGTCTGGCGCCTGGCGGATGAAATGACCCTGCACGATGCCGCCATGACCCGTTTCGGGCAATGGTGGCGGCGCAGTCTGCGGGCGGGTTATGCCTATGCCGAAGGTGCCTACCTGCATGGGCAGACACCGGAACGCCATTGGCTGCGCGAATCACGGCGCGCCTGGTTATGGGGCCTCAACCTGCCACTGGCGATCCTGGCCGTGAGCCTGCTGTCGGGCGGTTGGGGGCTATGGTTGTTGCTGGTCTATCCGTTGCAGATCGTGCGCCTGGCCCGCCGCGGCGAGCGTTCGACGCGGGAAAACTGGTGGCAGGCGGTGTTTCTGGTGCTGGGCAAGTTTCCCGAGATGCTCGGCCAGGCAAAGTTCCTGCTTAACAGGTATGCGTCCGGCAAGGCGCTGCTGATCGAGTACAAATGA
- a CDS encoding serine O-acetyltransferase, which produces MFDNIRADLRAHGGDWGAQGFWVLLVYRFGRWRYGVRPALLRKLCSFVYKVLFKFVQIITGVELPCEVVIGRNFVIDHFGGIVISGYARFGDDCRIRNGVVVGLKNVDEPIAPVFGNNVDIGAGAKVLGNIRIGNNVAIGSNAVVLTDVPDNCLAVGVPATIKVRKHSDAMQYT; this is translated from the coding sequence ATGTTCGATAACATCCGCGCGGACTTGCGCGCTCATGGTGGTGATTGGGGCGCCCAGGGGTTCTGGGTGCTGCTGGTCTACCGCTTCGGTCGCTGGCGCTATGGCGTACGCCCGGCCCTGCTGCGCAAGCTGTGCTCCTTCGTCTACAAGGTGCTGTTCAAGTTCGTACAGATCATCACCGGGGTGGAGTTGCCTTGCGAGGTGGTGATCGGCCGCAACTTCGTCATCGACCACTTCGGCGGCATCGTCATCAGTGGCTATGCGCGTTTTGGCGATGACTGCCGGATCCGCAATGGTGTGGTGGTGGGCCTGAAGAATGTCGACGAACCCATCGCCCCGGTGTTCGGCAACAACGTGGATATCGGCGCCGGGGCCAAGGTGCTGGGCAATATACGCATCGGTAACAACGTGGCGATAGGCTCGAACGCGGTGGTGCTGACCGATGTGCCGGACAACTGCCTGGCAGTGGGGGTGCCCGCGACCATCAAGGTGCGCAAGCACAGCGATGCGATGCAGTACACGTGA
- a CDS encoding glycosyltransferase family 2 protein produces the protein MDKKPVDVMVVNFNTASLLQPMFDALRAAGGEALASYLVVDNASVDDSVERLGKVCPEALLLSNKANVGFGRANNQLLAHLQGKYALLLNTDAFVAADSLQKTVDYMEAHPECGILGVRLVGRDGDLQPSCRYFPTPLNVFVGRTGLGRFFPGLKMVDEMDWDHASVRECDWLPGCFYLVRREVLDQVGLFDPRYFLYYEEVDHCKRVKAAGWKVVYFPGTTVVHIGGESSKSVAELEAASRQISGYQIESELLYFRKHHGAAGLALHMLLVSLGDLVLALKALLKGRGLAAIKACWRHTHATWSLLFKTQFASQPTR, from the coding sequence ATGGATAAGAAGCCGGTCGATGTGATGGTGGTCAACTTCAACACCGCTTCGTTGCTGCAGCCGATGTTCGATGCGCTGCGCGCCGCCGGAGGCGAAGCGCTGGCCAGCTACCTGGTGGTGGACAATGCCTCGGTTGATGACTCGGTCGAGCGCCTGGGCAAGGTTTGCCCTGAAGCCCTGTTACTGAGCAACAAGGCCAATGTCGGTTTCGGCCGCGCCAACAATCAGCTGCTGGCGCACCTGCAAGGCAAGTACGCGCTGCTGCTCAATACCGATGCCTTCGTGGCTGCCGACAGCCTGCAGAAAACCGTCGACTACATGGAAGCCCACCCGGAGTGCGGCATTCTCGGTGTGCGCCTGGTGGGCCGTGACGGTGACCTGCAACCGAGTTGCCGCTATTTCCCGACACCCTTGAACGTATTTGTCGGGCGCACCGGGCTCGGGCGTTTCTTCCCGGGCCTGAAAATGGTCGATGAAATGGACTGGGACCACGCCTCGGTGCGTGAGTGTGACTGGCTGCCCGGTTGCTTCTACCTGGTGCGCCGTGAAGTGCTCGACCAGGTGGGCCTGTTCGACCCGCGTTACTTCCTCTATTACGAAGAGGTGGACCATTGCAAGCGGGTAAAGGCGGCCGGCTGGAAAGTGGTGTACTTCCCCGGTACCACCGTGGTGCACATCGGCGGTGAAAGCTCCAAGTCAGTGGCCGAACTTGAAGCGGCGAGCCGGCAGATATCCGGTTATCAGATCGAGAGCGAACTGCTGTATTTCCGCAAGCATCACGGCGCGGCGGGGCTGGCCTTGCACATGCTGCTGGTGAGCCTGGGCGACCTGGTGCTGGCGCTCAAGGCATTGCTCAAGGGCCGCGGCCTGGCTGCGATCAAGGCATGCTGGCGGCACACCCACGCCACCTGGTCGCTGTTGTTCAAGACCCAGTTTGCCAGCCAACCCACACGGTAG